The following coding sequences are from one Streptomyces sp. V3I7 window:
- a CDS encoding replication-relaxation family protein: protein LKTPHTLTVLRTHLAFVADARRRGDEHGHLDWTPEVFHAIGDGEKVVADAVMHYTLIDSQQRRKLRAFIEIDRTTMSSERLAAKLIEYARLWSYEPQPVGRRRQTDRPGWLRWYPVFPRVLFVLTGASRQTMDNRINDLKAMVTHQPLVADLAREVPLGAVVLNDLEEHGATSDVWVPLTGGKPRPWTEL from the coding sequence CTGAAAACCCCGCACACTCTCACTGTCCTGCGTACGCACCTGGCGTTCGTCGCCGACGCGCGCCGACGCGGCGACGAGCACGGCCACCTGGACTGGACCCCCGAGGTCTTCCACGCGATCGGCGACGGAGAGAAAGTCGTAGCCGACGCCGTCATGCACTACACCCTCATCGACAGCCAACAGCGGCGGAAACTCCGGGCATTCATCGAGATCGACCGCACCACGATGAGCAGCGAACGCCTGGCGGCGAAGCTGATCGAGTACGCCCGCCTGTGGTCGTACGAGCCGCAGCCCGTCGGCCGACGGCGCCAGACAGACCGGCCCGGCTGGCTGCGCTGGTACCCAGTCTTTCCCCGGGTCCTCTTCGTACTCACCGGCGCTTCACGTCAGACGATGGACAACCGGATCAACGACCTCAAGGCCATGGTCACTCACCAACCGCTCGTAGCCGACCTGGCCCGCGAAGTTCCATTGGGGGCAGTCGTCCTGAACGACCTGGAAGAACACGGCGCTACCTCCGACGTGTGGGTGCCACTGACTGGGGGCAAGCCCCGCCCGTGGACCGAACTGTGA
- a CDS encoding ATP/GTP-binding protein, which translates to MDANALGGGGRGRSGNDQTSRNNDSNDKNKNPVQCNYKLADPQPPAGSLDWEGHKPGDGAVYVQTCQYLDSALTVERMGWSTELPQAPAVNPAALAQQAVDKMRLLGPDIASPRAAGRYTVGVPMWMWVHRSAETYGPNTASASAGGVTVTATAKVSKIVWQMGDGTSVTCNGPGTPYQASEGMAQSPTCGHVYSKTSAGAQGGKYQATATSTWTIGWQGGGAAGQLTENRQSNVQVAIGEVQVVR; encoded by the coding sequence GTGGACGCCAACGCGCTGGGAGGTGGTGGCAGAGGTCGTTCCGGTAACGACCAAACGTCACGCAACAATGACAGCAACGACAAGAACAAGAATCCCGTCCAATGCAATTACAAGCTTGCCGACCCGCAACCGCCGGCCGGCAGTCTCGATTGGGAAGGGCACAAGCCGGGCGACGGCGCTGTGTACGTGCAGACATGCCAGTACCTGGACAGTGCCCTGACCGTGGAGCGCATGGGCTGGTCGACTGAGTTGCCTCAAGCCCCCGCGGTCAACCCAGCCGCCCTCGCTCAACAGGCGGTGGACAAGATGCGGCTACTCGGTCCGGATATCGCGAGCCCGCGCGCGGCCGGGCGGTACACGGTGGGTGTGCCGATGTGGATGTGGGTCCACCGGAGCGCCGAGACCTACGGGCCGAACACCGCGTCGGCTTCGGCTGGCGGCGTGACCGTCACTGCGACCGCCAAGGTATCGAAGATCGTCTGGCAGATGGGCGACGGGACCTCCGTGACGTGCAACGGCCCCGGTACCCCGTACCAGGCCTCCGAGGGTATGGCGCAGTCGCCGACTTGCGGGCACGTGTATTCCAAGACGTCAGCCGGTGCCCAGGGCGGCAAGTACCAGGCCACCGCGACCTCGACGTGGACGATCGGCTGGCAGGGCGGCGGAGCGGCCGGCCAGCTCACCGAGAACCGGCAGAGCAATGTGCAGGTGGCAATCGGCGAGGTGCAGGTCGTCAGGTGA
- a CDS encoding SAF domain-containing protein codes for MAGPVTPPRVSARRRRPGVIALSLALIAAGGAGVAVLLLQVGDRIEVVTVVRGVQVGQVVTEHDLGKASVALDPLVTAVRGSDLDSVVGKRAAVELTPGSLLSPSQVTKDSLVKAGEQLVPIGLKPEQVPATALVPGQNVQLVHVPAQGETDTGKTSDTSLQPIDGRVVKASSAAPGTGVVVVDVATTAQDGATAAAWVSAGTLRLVLAAPGGN; via the coding sequence GTGGCCGGACCGGTTACTCCCCCGCGGGTGTCGGCCCGGCGACGACGCCCCGGTGTCATCGCTCTGTCGTTGGCACTGATTGCCGCGGGAGGAGCCGGTGTCGCCGTCCTGCTGCTGCAGGTCGGCGACCGCATCGAGGTGGTGACCGTGGTGCGCGGTGTCCAGGTCGGCCAGGTGGTCACCGAGCATGACCTGGGCAAGGCCTCTGTCGCCCTGGACCCGCTCGTCACGGCAGTCCGCGGCAGCGACCTGGACTCGGTGGTGGGCAAGCGGGCCGCCGTCGAGCTCACGCCCGGTTCCCTGCTCTCGCCGTCTCAGGTGACGAAGGACAGCCTGGTGAAGGCCGGCGAGCAGTTGGTGCCGATCGGGCTCAAGCCGGAGCAGGTGCCGGCCACGGCACTGGTGCCGGGCCAGAATGTACAGCTGGTCCACGTCCCGGCCCAGGGCGAGACGGACACCGGCAAGACGTCCGACACGTCGCTGCAACCCATCGACGGTCGGGTGGTGAAGGCCTCCAGCGCCGCGCCCGGCACCGGTGTGGTGGTCGTGGACGTCGCCACTACTGCGCAGGACGGCGCCACGGCTGCCGCATGGGTGTCGGCCGGTACCCTGCGCCTGGTCCTCGCTGCTCCGGGCGGTAACTGA
- a CDS encoding CpaF family protein: protein MHARPLHPDPTVAPLPQAWTQQPNNAPAPAGAASSAHVLGAAAPQVTVDYRMAREIASQVAKQREELLKTKPGMDRASEEQRCLNWIAEAVALWSDAHAMTPQEDEALRRAVYDLLFRAGRLQPYLDDERVEDIIIQGPREVWLDYGDGERRRVGPIAESEEELLELLRGLARGSGHSERTISTANPTLALSLQDGSRLQAITGLGPMTYAVIRRHRVSHADLDDLVRLGTIDPILREFLGACVRAEKNIMIAGKQKAGKTTLMRAMLKEFDRECRFATIQTEDELFAHANGYHKQVVSLVGRESNGEKDVTGRGAGEVTLLDLMHPALRMSLERIVVGEVRGPEVVAMMQALTNGSGGNLCTIHARRPDIIFDRIAELYALAQENLSEQLAYRQTANGLDFIVYVDMTDETRIGGRRHRYVSHVLELTGIGESGRPATNSVFSPGSEFGELRAVPRMDPGCIDDLRRVGFDSALLQQPYGAWQAPLPLKVGVSR, encoded by the coding sequence GTGCACGCTAGGCCCCTGCACCCCGACCCCACGGTGGCGCCGCTGCCCCAGGCGTGGACGCAGCAGCCGAACAACGCGCCTGCCCCTGCCGGTGCTGCCTCGAGTGCACACGTACTCGGCGCGGCAGCTCCTCAGGTCACCGTCGACTACAGGATGGCCCGGGAGATTGCGTCCCAGGTCGCCAAGCAGCGCGAGGAGCTGCTCAAGACCAAGCCCGGCATGGACCGGGCCAGCGAGGAGCAGCGCTGTCTGAACTGGATCGCCGAGGCCGTCGCGCTGTGGTCGGACGCCCACGCGATGACGCCGCAGGAAGACGAGGCGCTGCGGCGCGCGGTGTACGACCTTCTTTTCCGGGCCGGCCGGCTGCAGCCGTATCTGGATGACGAGCGGGTCGAGGACATCATCATCCAGGGTCCGCGCGAGGTGTGGCTCGACTATGGCGACGGCGAGCGTCGCAGGGTCGGCCCCATCGCGGAGTCAGAGGAGGAACTGCTGGAGCTGCTGCGGGGGTTGGCTCGCGGTTCCGGTCACAGTGAGCGCACCATCTCCACGGCGAACCCCACCCTTGCTCTGTCCCTGCAGGACGGCTCCCGCCTTCAGGCCATCACCGGGTTGGGTCCGATGACCTATGCGGTCATCCGTCGGCACCGGGTCTCCCACGCCGATCTCGATGACCTGGTACGGCTGGGCACCATCGACCCGATCCTGCGTGAGTTCCTCGGTGCGTGCGTGCGCGCGGAGAAGAACATCATGATCGCGGGCAAGCAGAAGGCGGGGAAGACCACGCTGATGCGGGCGATGCTCAAGGAGTTCGACCGGGAGTGCCGCTTCGCGACCATCCAGACCGAGGACGAGCTGTTCGCCCACGCCAACGGCTACCACAAGCAGGTCGTCTCCCTGGTGGGGCGCGAGTCCAACGGCGAGAAGGACGTCACCGGGCGGGGCGCCGGCGAGGTCACGCTGCTGGACCTGATGCATCCGGCGCTGCGCATGTCGCTGGAGCGGATTGTGGTCGGCGAGGTCCGCGGCCCGGAGGTCGTCGCCATGATGCAGGCGTTGACGAACGGGTCGGGCGGCAACCTGTGCACTATCCACGCGCGTCGGCCGGACATCATCTTCGACCGGATCGCCGAGCTGTATGCGCTCGCCCAGGAGAACCTTTCTGAACAGCTTGCCTACCGGCAGACCGCCAACGGTCTGGACTTCATCGTGTACGTCGATATGACGGACGAGACGCGGATCGGCGGCCGCCGTCACCGCTATGTCTCCCATGTCCTGGAGCTGACCGGGATCGGCGAGAGTGGGCGGCCGGCTACCAACTCGGTGTTCTCTCCTGGTAGCGAGTTCGGTGAGTTGCGGGCGGTGCCGCGCATGGATCCGGGCTGCATCGACGACCTGCGCCGTGTGGGCTTCGACTCGGCTCTGCTGCAGCAGCCATATGGGGCGTGGCAGGCGCCGCTGCCGCTGAAGGTAGGGGTGAGCCGATGA
- a CDS encoding type II secretion system F family protein: MTLLLGLLSGMAVVGGLIGVVAGLVGTTAPRRAFLRERWQALRGGEHQGEDVRLRRRTLTVVSVVVFVAVWLVSGNFVGGVLLGAAVVGVPWLISPAQMAQERIGQLEGLSEWTQRLAGLLRLGMGLEQAMITSRQGAPEELAPQISNLSDRLRLGRRPQGALRAFADELNDVTADKVVAALILSVNDRGPGLAQALEDLAGTVREEVAKKRAIEADRAKPRTTVRWMTIITVGVMVAGFFVPSYTKPYATLLGQLVLAFLTAGFVGVLALMRQLGSFRRIPRFLITDPTSTVRLPAPTPGPDLPMAALEPEGAIS; encoded by the coding sequence ATGACCCTGCTGTTGGGGCTGTTGAGCGGCATGGCCGTCGTCGGCGGTCTGATCGGTGTCGTGGCGGGTCTGGTGGGAACGACCGCGCCGCGCAGGGCTTTCCTCCGCGAGCGCTGGCAGGCCCTGCGCGGTGGGGAGCATCAAGGCGAGGACGTGCGCCTGCGCCGGCGGACCCTCACGGTCGTGTCCGTCGTGGTCTTCGTTGCCGTGTGGCTGGTCTCGGGGAATTTCGTCGGCGGTGTCCTGCTGGGCGCGGCCGTCGTCGGCGTGCCCTGGCTGATTTCTCCGGCGCAGATGGCTCAGGAGCGCATCGGCCAGCTGGAAGGCTTGAGCGAGTGGACGCAGCGGCTGGCCGGCCTGCTCCGGCTGGGCATGGGTCTGGAACAGGCGATGATCACCAGCCGTCAGGGGGCGCCGGAGGAACTGGCCCCGCAGATCAGCAACTTGTCCGACCGGCTGCGGCTGGGGAGGCGGCCGCAGGGAGCGCTCCGCGCGTTCGCCGATGAACTGAACGATGTCACCGCGGACAAGGTGGTCGCCGCGCTCATTTTGTCGGTCAACGACCGCGGCCCGGGCTTGGCTCAGGCGCTGGAGGACCTGGCAGGCACGGTCCGCGAGGAGGTCGCCAAGAAGCGCGCGATCGAGGCGGACCGTGCGAAGCCTCGGACCACGGTGCGGTGGATGACCATCATCACCGTCGGTGTCATGGTCGCCGGATTCTTCGTGCCGTCCTACACGAAGCCGTACGCGACGCTTCTCGGGCAGCTCGTCCTCGCCTTCCTGACGGCGGGGTTCGTCGGGGTGCTGGCCTTGATGCGGCAGTTGGGCTCGTTCCGCCGTATCCCCCGTTTCTTGATCACTGACCCGACCAGCACGGTCCGACTGCCTGCGCCCACGCCGGGGCCGGACCTGCCGATGGCTGCCCTGGAGCCGGAAGGAGCCATCTCGTGA
- a CDS encoding type II secretion system F family protein, which produces MNLLPAVLTGAAIGVGVALLVREFLQPQPALGPALKRSAPAALTMPEPEPDREEVWGRWLLARLERAPGVRVPTTSLALLGQGPGQFMLKKIALAALGLLSPVVATIPWIIAGVGLPFYVPAGVGLLVAGLLFITPDLAVRDQAKRAREEFTHALSAYLDLVALKRAADAGPAEALEKAAEVGEGWPFLYLQGALRRARLEKIPPYQALAELSAEYDLPVLDDVADIMRGSATDGAAVYKALRARTAALNAELLAGQAAEANAVSEKMTAPGALLAVLVMLLMAFPAVIRMLTV; this is translated from the coding sequence GTGAACCTGCTCCCCGCCGTTCTCACCGGCGCCGCCATCGGCGTCGGCGTGGCGTTGCTGGTTCGGGAATTCCTGCAGCCTCAGCCCGCGTTGGGCCCGGCCCTGAAGCGCAGCGCTCCAGCCGCTCTGACGATGCCCGAACCGGAGCCTGACCGCGAGGAGGTGTGGGGCCGGTGGCTGCTGGCCCGCCTCGAGCGGGCCCCGGGCGTCCGGGTCCCCACCACGAGCCTGGCCCTGCTCGGGCAGGGGCCGGGCCAGTTCATGCTCAAGAAGATCGCGCTCGCTGCGCTGGGTCTGCTCAGCCCGGTGGTCGCGACGATTCCGTGGATCATCGCGGGCGTTGGCCTGCCGTTCTACGTGCCCGCCGGCGTCGGACTCCTCGTTGCGGGGCTGCTATTCATCACGCCCGACCTCGCGGTACGGGACCAGGCCAAGCGGGCCCGGGAGGAGTTTACTCACGCCCTGTCCGCCTACCTCGACCTGGTCGCGCTCAAGCGGGCGGCCGATGCCGGCCCCGCCGAGGCGCTGGAGAAGGCGGCCGAGGTCGGGGAGGGCTGGCCGTTTCTGTATCTGCAGGGCGCCCTGCGCCGGGCCCGGCTGGAGAAGATCCCGCCGTATCAAGCGCTCGCGGAACTGTCCGCCGAATACGACCTGCCGGTTCTGGACGACGTCGCCGACATCATGCGCGGCAGCGCCACCGACGGCGCGGCCGTCTACAAGGCGCTGCGGGCCCGTACCGCCGCGCTCAATGCCGAGTTGCTGGCCGGGCAGGCTGCGGAAGCGAACGCCGTCAGCGAGAAGATGACCGCGCCCGGGGCCTTGCTCGCCGTGTTGGTCATGTTGCTGATGGCGTTCCCGGCGGTGATCCGCATGCTCACCGTCTAG
- a CDS encoding TadE family protein yields MQDDRGDTAIQMAIIFPFVLIATVAVVQVSMWFYARQIALTAAREGLTAARAYQSRPADGADQAREVLGRTAGDSLTGYSVSASSSGQRVRVQVLGSAMSMIPGISGLQVVQSASGPVERWTLPGE; encoded by the coding sequence ATGCAAGACGACCGCGGTGACACTGCGATTCAGATGGCGATCATCTTTCCGTTCGTGCTGATCGCCACGGTGGCCGTCGTCCAGGTCTCCATGTGGTTTTACGCACGGCAGATCGCGCTGACCGCTGCCCGCGAGGGTCTCACCGCGGCCCGGGCCTACCAGTCGAGGCCGGCCGACGGTGCGGACCAGGCACGGGAGGTGCTGGGCCGTACTGCGGGCGACAGCCTGACCGGATACAGCGTCTCTGCCAGCAGTAGCGGCCAGCGCGTACGGGTTCAGGTCTTGGGCTCCGCCATGTCGATGATCCCGGGCATCTCGGGCCTGCAGGTCGTCCAGTCAGCGTCCGGCCCGGTGGAGCGCTGGACCCTTCCGGGAGAGTGA